The Penaeus vannamei isolate JL-2024 chromosome 2, ASM4276789v1, whole genome shotgun sequence region ACCCGTCGATTGGCAGTTCATAATGATTGTTCACACTAGTGCATCATCATAACCAGCTGTAATAAAATGGTGGCATTTATTGTGATCTATATATTTAGATTACGAATGAAACTACTGCTCGTTGGTAATGGACACTATTCAATTTATAGCCAAATACTGCACACATCAATTTAAAGTATAGACCGCTCATCAGTGATAAAATCTCAGTACATTTAGCATTACCATAGCATTTTAATTATTCCTCTGTAATGTAAATCAAAATAATACATCTCCTGAAGGTACATTGTCGATATGTTACCTCTATCACTGGGTAAGAATTTCAGGTAATACTTAGTGCTAAAAATACCTTGTGCAATATGACAGGTAGACTCGCTGCGGGGAGCCATGGAGCAACACATCGCTGTATGGAGGAGCAgcctcactatcattaccattcactTTACTCTTGTAGAGACCATTTCTAGGGCTCaaacaagagaggagggagagggggagggagaggaagtgggagagggggaggtagaggaagtgggagagggggagggagaaaaagtgggagaggaggagggagagaaagtgggagaggaagagggagagaaagtgggagagggggagggggggatggagaggaagtgggagagagggagggagaggaagtgggagggggagggagaggaagtgggagaggggaaggtagaggaagtgggagagggggagggagaaaaagtgggagaggaggagggagagaaagtgggagagggggagggggggatggagaggaagtgggagagagggagggagaggaagtgggagagagggagggagaggaagtgggagagagggagggagaggaagtgggagagagggagggagaggaagtgggagagagggagggagaggaagtgggagagagggagggagaggaagtgggagagagggagggagaggaagtgggagagagggagggagaggaagtgggagagagggagggagaggaagtgggagaggggaagggaaagaaagtgggagagggggagggagagaaagtgggaggggggagggagagaaagtgggagagggggaggaaaagagaaagtgggagagggggagggggaggaagtgggagagagggagggagagaaagtgggacggtgagggagaggaagtgggagagggtgagggagagaaagtgggaaagggtgagggagaggaagtgggagagagggagggagagaaagtgggagagagggagggagaggaagtgggagagagggagggagaggaagtgggagagagggagggagaggaagtgggagagggtgagggagaggaagtgggagagagggagggagaggaagtgggagagggtgagggagaggaagtgggagagagggagggagaggaagtgggagagagggagggagaggaagtgggagagagggagggagaggaagtgggagaggggaagggaaagaaagtgggagagggtgagggagagaaagtgggagagggtgagggagagaaagtgggagagggtgagggagagaaagtgggagagggtgagggagagaaagtgggagagggtgagggagagaaagtgggagagggtgagggagagaaagtgggagagggtgagggagagaaagtgggagagggtgagggagagaaaatgggggagggtgagggagagaaagtgggaggggggatggaaagaaataggagagggggagcaggagggaaagaaagtaggagagggggagggagaggaagagaaagtggaagagggggaaggagagaaagtgggagagggggagggagagaaagtgggagagggggagggagagagagtggaagagggggaaggagagaaagtgggagggggagggagagaaagtggaaggggggagggaaagaaagtaggagagggggagggggagggagaaaaagtgggagaagaggagggagagtgcgagagaggtagagcaagagaaaaagaaaatgagggaaacagATAGAAACGGAGAAGTACATGTACCCCTTATTTCTCTGAGcagaagagggaggacagagaagcaaataaagaaacaaatactaATGTGAAGAATATTTCCTATTTAGTCTGTCTTTAACCATATAAACAGAAAACAATCTGTTTCCTTTACAATTGGGAGATTCCCACAAAACTATCCGCAGTATTACCTAAATGAGATGATATTTCAAGTACTCTTGAGTCGTTTTGAGTTTGTTAGTAAAATGTAATCTTTAGACAATACTAAATTGATGTTTGATTCTTGGCACTCTTTtgcttatcaatttcattatcaatatatatatatttttacatttcagTTATTTCGGCGTTTCCCTGCTTCATTTTTATGACCAAATATTGTGCCAGTGCATTTTCTTAGCCTTTTAAACTGTGAAATTCAAAGAaacaatttaatatatatatatatatatatatatatatatatatatatatatatatatatatatatatataatcaatagaaCATTAAATTTCTTAAAAGCAAAAATATGCCAAGTTCCACATGAATGGGCACATTCAGACTTGTCATTAGGTCTGATGGGTCTTTAAGTCTAGTATAATTAATTCTACCTCTATAATTAATTCTACCTCTAAAAGTTACCTTTTGGAATTGAAATGATGCTCTTTGAACTGGGACTTTGAATGCCCAACCAGCAAAGGACATCTTGCATTATGAACTATATTTTCTACTTACTCcatatggaagaaagaaagaagaaaaaattaccaATAAAATTTTCCTACCAATAAAAAACAATTTTATAATTTACTACATCCAATTCTTATTTTATATGTTCAGAAGTCGTGTAATCTGTATGAAACATATGAAACGTCTTTTTATGAAGGTCCTTCAAATAAAAGGAGAAACTGTTCTACCTacaatcttttattttcttgcatCATAAAAATAACTTAGAATAAAGACATTACTCATAGTCACTGAGTTGTGATGGGTTTGACAGACTTAGAAGATGAGAAAATATGACACCTTAATATTTACCATTATGCAAATAATCATCTGTAATTTATCTGAAACTCTCCTTCCTAATGCATTTATATACTAAGGGttctagatatttatatacactgacgcatacacaaacacactcacatacacaaacatgtctctgatatacattttcttttaggCTATGCATGATTTCATATCCAGATACAATCTAAACCTAAGTGAAATCTAAAACGCGAGTAAAAACAACAGAACTCAAACAGAGAAGGTTTGACATATTGTTCTAAAagttggaaaaataataataaaaaaaaaaaaaaaaaaaaaaaaaaaaaaaaaaaaaaaaaaaaatcctacagaaTAGATCTATGTTCTACTGCTTGAATTTACATTAAAATCCATCTATCAAAACAAAAATCACTGATCTCGACAAACAAAACCATTGTTTCTTTTAACATTTTATCTCTGCTACTATATAATCTACAGGCATATTAAAAATGTCTCACAGGATCACTACACACTAAAGTAAAATATCTCTGTGTTCCATGTAcaaaagtagaaaataataatgctattgtaaAGAAATTAATACTTGGATTCTAGCAGTGTTATGTTAAAATAGAAGACATTAATCTAATGAGATGGgcaacattcatacatgtattaaTCAATGATCACGTGCATTGGGAAATCTACTTTGTACAATTTGAAGTTAATCACTCAAATATTTCAAACTCTTTATGACGATGATCATATGATTAGTCAAAGCAACCTAAAagtcgattattattatcattaaatattttCAAGAATCTTTGGCTTATGTATGAACATTCTGTACTTCTTTTGGAAGATATATTATGGAGACATTTTTCTGGTGTGCTGTTTTGAGTTTCAGTTCTGAGTGCCCAATATTCTTCGGCTTCTGGAAATGCTGTCACTGCTACCACTCTTTTCTAAACTAGGGTAGGTTCCAGGTTGCCTCAACTCTCTCTTCTTTGAGCTCCCCCGTCGCACAAGTGTGTTCTCCTTGTCCTGAAATGTGAGATATCTTAGATATATGGTCTTTCGAAGCAGAATTCATCATCATAGCCTATTAGGCTTATTCAGTTTGGATATACTGTGTAAATGTAGTTCAACAGTACCACAATATTTACCTTTGTTTCAGgaatggaagaagatgaagacgacctTGAGAGTGGAATGCCAGAATCATCTCTGCTGTCCTGTCGCTGAAGAGGTGGTGCTGGAGCTACAAATACTCCTTTGTCACCCTGGAAGATTTATAACACATATAATGTAAATACCTATGTACAGTTACTACAGTGAACTAAAAACTGTTTACGATATCCAGTTTCACTATGGGAGAGAACCTGAGAGAATAATTGAAATATTTCAACCACCACAAAATGGCCTATCTAGCTTTAGCATGTACATATTAGTGGTCCTCCACTGCTAAGAAAATAAAATGGGTTATAAGCCTGGCTCACTGCACTAAATTTTAAACTAATGCCATATGGTAAAATGTATGAAGTAATACACCGCAAGTTACTAATGTCCCATTTTTGTAAACAaaaggccagtttgttaaaatatacacagataaataagtatccatcagtctagacatgcatatctaccaaaagataaatagatatgcattcatttctccatatatatgaatatttaaggtgtcaggcctcacacaattttaacaaaccagttGAAAGACTCCCATCCAAACTCTGAAACTCATACTCAACACAGAACATACCTTGCTGGAGCTGGTAGACCCTGATCGTGAACGGACATCAGAAGTGGAACCAGAGCGTGCCCTGACCTCCATCACCTCATCTTCCAGTTGTGAGCAATCAGATGGAGATAACTGGGAGCTGTCAGCTGATGAGGAACCCATTTCGTCCTGTAATTTTTGTTTTAGATCAGCAAAGATTAGTGAATATATCAGCATATTTAAAACTTGATACCTTTATTCACATACTTGTTAAGGATtttagacagtatatatatatatatatattttactcaaCTATTCAAACAGGTTCTTAATGCAACAGCACAACAAAATCTTAATTTACACATTACTGAGAttcacaggtagagagagagagggagaaaaaagtaaaaacaaccataatagaaataaatgttAGTGAACAGCCTTATCAAACCATTACAGAAGTACACAAGCACCCCATACCTCTGTATCCTCAAAGTTGGGCAGGGGGATCTTGGACATTGTGGTTACAGTACCACTTCTGTATCTCTCAATTAGTCTCTCATGTGGAGAGGTGGACGACAAGAACTTAGAGTATGGGTAATCCTTGCGCACCGGTGTCTCGCCTGGAAAAACGGATTAGTTCTGTCAGATTTCTAATAAACGTTGAATAATCAAAAGGAGGACAAATGCAGAGAATAACCATTGACTGTGAAGAAGACGACTTCCTTACCAGTTGGCACATCCTTAACCATTTTCTCAGTGAAGAATTCATTGACCTGCATCTCTTGGGCATTGAGGTCATCCATGTGGTCCTCAGACCAGCTTTGAAGAGTTCTAGAAGTGTGCTGGCATTCTTTTTGGAGTTGGGCACATTCCTTTTCAAGTTTACTGATCTCATCCTCCAGCAATTGGTTCTTGATATCCAGATCCTTGGTTAAAGCAACAGTCATCTAGAAgtaaaataattaattataaaTCTGGTCTCAAGTAATATACCTCCTTTTGTAAACAATGCAACAAGGGGAACAGCAATAAATACTTAAAATTTACTGTTAGCTTCTCACTTTAATACTTCTCTGGGCTTTATTTTGAAAATGGGGAAATTCCCATCTTCATTTTTACTTTGTTGCCATCCTCAGAAGTTCACACAAATACTGAAATTCTACACTGAAGTTCTTAAAACGGAAAAAGCATATTCTTACCTCAATCTTAGCTCCATGGTCTGAAATATCCTGTGCAGATTTGGTCTCCACTGCTTTGATGTGCTTCTCAGCAATGTTACGGTTCTCACAGATTGACAGTGATGCGTGGGCAGAATACTGTGCCACAAGAGATTCTAGGTTGCATCGTTCTTCTCCCATGTGTTGCACATTAGTCTCCAGCtgatgaagagaaataaaaattgaGTGAACTTCTTGTATCACTCTAGGGCAAGATAGGACAGAGTATTTCTGTTCTACTGTCTGAAGAGTATTGGTATCATTTAATAATCTTACTTTAGATGTCTCTACTTATGAAACTTTTTAAGATATCCAATGCAAAATTAATGATTTGAATGCAAAATGTGTTTCCCTTTTTCAAAGAGTCGGATATGGTGCCTTTTACAAGGCTTATTATCATACTCCTTTTGTATTGCCTCTTGATACAATGCTTCATCTTTAGTTCaccatcatatctatatatatagagaaaaaatatgtgaataaaaaCAAACTCACCTCATGGACCATTTTCTCCATTGCAGACTGGGCTTCTTTCTCTAGAGAAAGAGTAGCTGTGATATGAGAATGGCTGTTCTCACCAAGACTCTTAACCAATGTCTTCACATTATCATTAGCCGTGTGGGTCTCCTCCTTCAGCGTGCCAAGATCTGAGATAATATTAGACAGACCAGCTGAGGCTGAAGACGTGAGCTCCTTGCTGATTTGCTTCAGATCCTCAAGCTGGGTTTCCAAACTGCTGATCTTGGATGCAACAAGCTgccaaaaaaaatgaaacgatatAGTAACAACCATTTATTTTATCAACCAGGCAACATTACTAACCTGTTATGGTACAGTGGGATAACATTGGTATCACAACAAAGAGAACAGACCCCTTACCTCAGCCTTAGAATCAACATTGCTGCACAGTGCATTGGCATTGTCAAGACAGGCAACAGTACGTGCAGCATGAGCCTCTAAATGTGTGTTCATCTGTTTTTCGAACTCGGAGGCCATTTTTTCTTGGTTCTGGTGACTCTTCTCACATTCTGAGTGCAACTCATtcagctgtaaaaaaaaaaaaaaaatcatatataaatatggttaTTCTACTGAATTTATAtttcttacaaacacacaaatcctgACTATGAATTCAGAAGACCAGCAAGCAAAAAACATCATCCCAAGATTAGGCAATACCAGATGCTCAACAtgaaggtaaaaaataaataaataaataaataaaaaataaaatggctCTTAATTACAATATAGGCACTTACACAATACTAAATAAGTTATTCATTATGGAACCAACCTTGTTACTCAGCATATCAGACAAGTCCGTGATGGTAGTAGCATGAGAGGAAATCAAGGAGGCTATCTTCTCCAGGCTAGGTAGCACTTGTTCCTTCTGGAAAGTGCTGAGTTGCAGCTCCTGTTCAGCACACTGTTCTTCAATCTGGTCCACCATGGCCTTTGTACCTGCCACATCAGCCTGTGCCTGTCAAATAAACAATCTGTAAATTATCTGACCAGAGTAAAAAGGATGATGCAAATATAGAGCAACTCCTTACAGATAGAATTATgctaatttagaaaaaaagaagcaaaacttCAAAACCCTATATATATGGTTGCCAAAATTACCCACTATGTtcagactagaaaaaaaaaaaaaaaaaaaaagctttgtttttgtttgctctaACCTACTGCTGCTGGGTACATATACTACCAAATGTAGTTTCCTTTTCTGAATTTtgtttgcacatagatggctccataaaTACTTCTACTTTTCACTTTCCTTTACTTTACAGATTTCCCCCCCAATGCTAGTCATACctatattgttacttttatcatttgtattacaaGTATCATAGTGGTATCAACAaaaatgatagctataataaataaataaatatatataataaataaaaactcgaAAAATGTGGATAGTTACACCAGCGAGATAAATTGACCACAAGATGATAAGATCTATTGTAAGGACAAACTGCAAAAAACAGTAAACATAGTGTATATTTGATGGGTTAAATACATACCTTCCCCTTGAACATTTCATGAAGGTTATTGACCAGTTCATCTTGGCTCCTGGCAATGGTCCTCAGGTGGGAACTGATTTCAAGGACCTCCTTTTTACATTTCTTCACAGAACCATCTAAAACAGAGATATTGTATCAGTAAGGACAGGGACATGAAAAATGCCTGTGCGGGtatatgaaaatcaaaataagaacTTTAATAATTTGTTAAAGGAAATATGACAATAGTAACAGGGAGTTCAAGAAGTTTTTGGAGAAAGGataaaataataagtaatgtAGACAGAAATTGATTGATAACAGACCATATTCTCCTTTCAAGTGTCGACACTAAAAAATTCTTTCTAGCATGGTCCTCTGCCCTTTTTGTAGTTTTTCTGACAActtaataactaaaaataacaatcTGCATATAGTAAGTATCTTAGGAGAATGATATGAGTTTACCACAGGAAAAACAGACTAAAAAGGCCATTGATTCTGAAGTATGGACATCAGTCTAGCATAGTATATATTACTAGTCCCTTAATGGTCATCTAACTACCACAGGATAATGGCAATTTCCCCTCACCAAACTGAGATGAAATGTTCTGGACAGCTTCCTTTTGCTGTGTTACGGTAGCTGTGAGGGAGTTCCTCATGCTTTCCACGTGCTCTAGGTAAGTCTGCTGGAAGCCCTTGGTAATCTCTGTATTCTTTTCTTCAACATTtctggaaagatggaaagaaaaattaagaaacattattcacaggagaagaaagaaagaaaggaagaagaaaaaactataatACATAGAATGCTTTTTAATACACTACaatatacatttaatacatatataaatatgaacattgcatgaatgtgtacaAGACAGTTGTCAACTTGTAACCAAGATAATTAATCTTATAACAGAAGATGCAAATTGCACATCATTAAAAGCCTTGGTGTAGTAGTACGACTGGCTAACTATGGTCATCTATACATGTTCTGCTCTGGAATTTTCATGAGTAATAATTTGTGAACTTTAAACACCATTCATCAGGATTTCAGTCTCGTTATTTTTATGAAGATGAAATGTGTACAAAAATTTagttaaaaagggaaaatatcaaGAATGTCAAGAACTAATAGTGGCCTCTAGAAAATATGAGgcatataaatatctaaaagCTGCTTCTTGGACCACTATGATGTAGCCAAGATAGATTACCAAGAACATTTTTCCACAACACTCAAGACGGTTAGTGGACTCACTTCTTACGATCCAGTTTGTCATAGAGCTTGAAGAGGTCACCAATGGTTAGAGATACACGGCTAATTAGGGCTTTGCCTTGATTCTTCAATTTCTCCTCTGTTTTGCTGTGTTCTGTTACAATGTacctggaaaacaaaaacaaatatacaagttTCTTAGCAAATGTGtgccattaatattaatattcatagaAGTTCTTCGCTAAGTTATGGGAAACAAACATTTATTGTGTTATCTACACACCTAATTCTAAACATTTTTCAGCCACATTGAATCATATCTAAAAAATTCTGTATATACTCACTTCTGCTCATCAAGCCTTTGGGCTGTGTCATGCAACAGCTTCTGTGTACATGACAGAGTAGTCTTGGTTGTATCAAGCTTTTCCTGTGTTTCCTCAAGCTTACTAGATACTTCCGTGAACAGATCCTGTAAAAAGCAACACCATTATTGATCCTTTAGGttaccatgctctctctctctctctctctcgttttttattctctttcttactttctctgtgtctgtgtttgtctgtctgtctctctgttttactcctctctctctctcttctactccttcagtctctattactactactctctgtctctctctctctctctctctctctctctctctatatatatgagcATTTTAAAACTTTCCCAACACTCATTCAATATTTGAAAAATTGCAAACTCACCGTCTTCTTCTCTAGCTCTTCCTCCAAGGCCCGAATGTGACTAATCTTCTCTGTGATTTCCTGTGCCTGAGTCTCCATCGTTGCTATCATCTCCTGGTAGTTCTCGTTGGCCAGGTAGACGCCATTCTTCTCCCTCATGGCCATCAAGTCACGACGCAGACGCTCAATCTCCTCTGAGTACTCCTGttttgataaaaattatcattacaaaaactgaaaagatattgataaaaaagaacaaaattatatatatatatacataatataaaaaagaagaaaaaggatagaaagagggagataaaaagcagGAACATGAACCACTGCAGCCATGGTTACTATCACTATCCCCCTTATTCTGTGAATGGCAAAACTTCCATTATAAATATATCAGAGAAACTAAATCAAATCTCCTATTTGTGTAAgtgggtacatatatgtatatatatgtatgtatgtgtatgtgagtgtgtgcgtgtaggtatgtaggtatggacatgtgtatgtatgtatgtatgtatgtatacatacatacatacatatatatacatatatatgtatgtaatatatatgtacgtacatatatgtatgtacatatatgtatatacatatacatataaataaataaatctatatacatatacatataaataaataaatcaatatacataaataaataaatctatgtatatataaatctaaatctatacatataaataaataaataaatatgtttatatacatatacatatatgaatgtttgtatgtaaatataaataaataaataaataaatatttgcttTTTTTAAACTGATTAAATGTATTTTGgacacagaaaagaaaggaggtgggagaggtagcCTGAACTGGGTCCCTCGTTTTGTGTTAACCTTGCTTTCCATAGTCCACACATTATGACCTGATTAATTTCAGATGAATGAGAAACGATCTGCCAAACTAtgactttcccttcctcttcttgtaAATTACTGGACTGTCCTTCACTCTGAAACTAGTTGACACATTCTTTGTCTGTCAAATGCCCCACTTACCCCAATGAGTTCCTTCTTGTTTAGCTTCTGGTTGACCTCTGGCTTGTTCTGGATGTTCTTCGCCCTGTGAGCATAATCCAGGGTGGACAGCGTTTCTTCCAAGTTAATAGATGCAGGAGAGATGGTTGCAATGATGGAAGTCTTTGTGCGGCCACCCAAAGCATCCTGCAGCAGACGAGTCAGTTTTGACTCcctgaaaaaaggtaaaaataacgaAGATAAAACTAACTAGTTATGAAAGAGAATTAAACAGAATATATTAGGTGACCAAAAGAATTCTCCATATGAAACTTGAGAATCTAAAAAGTGTTTGATCAAGCTTTGATATAAACCCATTTGATCCAGGTGACAGTGTCATCTCGCCATGAAAAAATCTGGCTGTTAGGTGGATGACAGGAATGTACCATCATATTTTTGTGTCTGACAGAGCACCTTGCAATGGAAAACTGTTGCCAAGTGACCAGGATATCTTGTCATGAATGCAAAAAGCTTTTTGAGATAGAATAATTCAGTGGGCCTTAAGGAAATAGCTCCAGCAATACTTCTACCAGAAAATGAGGGTGGAATGAGCTATGCCTGGTAAAGCACCAGCTCCAAGTAGTACACTATGTCCACACACAGGAACCTATTCCTGCCCACCAAATCAGTGTAGTGTGTTAAGGAAAATTGAATAatacaagaatataaaaaaatgactaATTGCACAATGCCATATATTGCCCTACCATTGCACAGAGTATAAactaattagcatgataatatgGAGGATGCTTAACAAAAACCGTTCATTGCTATTTTGATAAAAtcacaaatgacaaatatagaccttAACAAATGGTAACTGTCTGCAGGATAAGAGCTAACAGCATTGCAAATTGGAGACAAGGAATCTTGACACTACATGTGAGTGTTTGCAGGGGCCAGGCCTACATGCCAAACAATCAGAAAGAGTCACCAATCACACAAGCCTATATCTAGATTTTTGTCCAAGTGACAAAACAAAACATTTGGATCTAAAGGATTATACATGTACCAATTCAAAACAAAAACTCACCTGTAAGGTACATGAGGAGCCTTCTCCACCAAAGCAGTGATCACACGCCCTAGAGTGAGCAGGGACATGTTGATATT contains the following coding sequences:
- the Klp61F gene encoding kinesin-like protein Klp61F, translated to MASPALQRKNPRKGSSGQNIKVFLRCRPMNSMEKSSKSFCAVECQQNREIIVRERPLDKFTKTFTFDRVFGPESKQIDVYKAVAKNSVEEVLSGFNCTIFAYGQTGTGKTFTMEGEHTNEIMSWDEDPLLGIIPRCVNHLFDELRIQKVEFTMRVSFLELYNEELFDLLSAHDDMSKLRLYEDSSRKGSCIIQGLEEVLVRSKSDVYSVLEKGSAKRQTAATLMNAHSSRSHTVFTVTVHIKENTVDGDELLKTGKLHLVDLAGSENIGRSGAVDKRAREAGNINMSLLTLGRVITALVEKAPHVPYRESKLTRLLQDALGGRTKTSIIATISPASINLEETLSTLDYAHRAKNIQNKPEVNQKLNKKELIGEYSEEIERLRRDLMAMREKNGVYLANENYQEMIATMETQAQEITEKISHIRALEEELEKKTDLFTEVSSKLEETQEKLDTTKTTLSCTQKLLHDTAQRLDEQKYIVTEHSKTEEKLKNQGKALISRVSLTIGDLFKLYDKLDRKKNVEEKNTEITKGFQQTYLEHVESMRNSLTATVTQQKEAVQNISSQFDGSVKKCKKEVLEISSHLRTIARSQDELVNNLHEMFKGKAQADVAGTKAMVDQIEEQCAEQELQLSTFQKEQVLPSLEKIASLISSHATTITDLSDMLSNKLNELHSECEKSHQNQEKMASEFEKQMNTHLEAHAARTVACLDNANALCSNVDSKAELVASKISSLETQLEDLKQISKELTSSASAGLSNIISDLGTLKEETHTANDNVKTLVKSLGENSHSHITATLSLEKEAQSAMEKMVHELETNVQHMGEERCNLESLVAQYSAHASLSICENRNIAEKHIKAVETKSAQDISDHGAKIEMTVALTKDLDIKNQLLEDEISKLEKECAQLQKECQHTSRTLQSWSEDHMDDLNAQEMQVNEFFTEKMVKDVPTGETPVRKDYPYSKFLSSTSPHERLIERYRSGTVTTMSKIPLPNFEDTEDEMGSSSADSSQLSPSDCSQLEDEVMEVRARSGSTSDVRSRSGSTSSSKGDKGVFVAPAPPLQRQDSRDDSGIPLSRSSSSSSIPETKDKENTLVRRGSSKKRELRQPGTYPSLEKSGSSDSISRSRRILGTQN